One Sphingobacteriales bacterium DNA segment encodes these proteins:
- a CDS encoding aminodeoxychorismate/anthranilate synthase component II, whose product MKLFILDNYDSFTYNLVEYFYRAGENCQLPMQITVQRNDAPNLIAAITSNTGNLKQFDAIVLSPGPGLPHQAGCLLPLIKQLSGKKPILGVCLGHQAIIEVYGGKLLNLSIPIHGQATPLAIAMPVEAALFNGIPTHTPVGRYHSWVAHPQHFPNVLQPTAFDADTQHIMAFKHKTLPVWGVQFHPESVLTPLGLTMLQNWLQYLFK is encoded by the coding sequence ATGAAATTGTTCATTCTTGATAATTACGATTCGTTTACCTATAATTTGGTTGAGTATTTTTATAGGGCCGGAGAAAATTGCCAACTGCCCATGCAAATTACTGTTCAGCGCAATGATGCTCCCAATTTAATTGCTGCTATTACCTCAAATACTGGTAATTTAAAACAGTTCGATGCTATAGTATTGTCGCCGGGGCCGGGCTTGCCCCACCAGGCGGGCTGTTTGTTGCCGTTAATAAAACAATTATCCGGAAAAAAACCCATTTTAGGCGTTTGTTTGGGGCATCAGGCTATTATTGAAGTGTATGGCGGCAAATTGCTCAACCTCTCGATACCAATACATGGGCAAGCTACCCCCTTAGCCATTGCTATGCCTGTTGAGGCCGCCCTTTTTAATGGAATACCCACGCACACACCTGTTGGCCGCTACCACTCGTGGGTGGCACATCCGCAGCATTTTCCTAATGTATTGCAGCCCACCGCTTTTGACGCTGATACGCAACACATCATGGCATTTAAACATAAAACTCTTCCTGTGTGGGGCGTGCAGTTTCACCCCGAGTCGGTGCTGACGCCCCTTGGTTTAACGATGCTGCAAAATTGGCTTCAATACTTATTTAAGTAA